From Mesorhizobium sp. Pch-S:
GCCTCGCCACCCCGCAGGACAGGCCGGCTAAACGCGCCAAGCGCAAAAAGGGCGGCTCGTCCGTCGGCCTGATCGTCAAGTAGGAGAACAGCGATGAGAGTGTCGAACACCTTTTTCGCCATCATCACGACCATCCTGCTGTGCGGCTGTGTCGGCAACACCAAGCCGGAACAGGATTATTCACCAGGCTACAGTTATGTGGCGACAGGCCCGGGCGGCTCGAACAAAAGCACGTCCGGCTCCGTTCTGGCGCCCAACGCCTGCCTGAACGATCCGGTCGATGATGACAATCCTCCGGCGAACTCGTCGGCGAGCCTGACACAGATATCCGGCGTTGGTCAGCACCTGCCGCCGGGCTGCGCCAACGCATACAACCTGCAGCGCATGATCGAGAGCCAGCGTGATCTCGTTGAGGGTCGTCGGATGGGATCCGCGGCGGCAGGCCCGACAGCGCGTGCGGCGCGGCGTTATCTGGACGGCGAGCAGCCTGTACCGGCCGCCGAGACGCCTAGCCTGACGACGAATTAGCCACAGGTCCTGCTTCGGGCCAGGCGGTCCGAAGCGATTTGAAACTGACCACAGAGGGTGAACGGGGAGAGATGGATATGCGTGTCGTTTTCCTGCCGGCATTGGCAATCTTGACGCTGGCAGGTTGCCAGACGGGAACCCACAGCGCCGTCAATCCGAAGAATGCGGCTCCCGCTTCGCCTTCAGAACGGCTGATCAAGCTCGCCGACGACATTGCGAAGCGGGGCGACAGCGACACGGCGATCGCGCTCTACCAGAAGGCGGCGGCCCTGCCCGACGCCCGTCCGAGCGCCTACGTCAAAACGGGTGATGCTTACATGCGAGCCGGCGATCCGGACCAGGCCGCCAAGGCCTATGAAGCGGCGCTCGCCAAGTCACCGAATAATGGTGAAGCGATGCTTGGCCTGGGGTCAGCGATGATGGATGCCGGCGACTACAATGCCGGGATGCGGGCACTCGCCCAGGCGGCACCGCTGGTCAACACCAGCAGTTCCTACAATCGCCTCGGTGTGGCGCAGACGCTTTCCGGCCACACCCAGGAAGCGCAGGTCACCTTCGGTCAGGCGCTCAAGATGGCACCTGGCGACCTCGATATCGAAACCAATATGGCTCTGGCCGCGGGTCTCGAAGGCAATGCCGGTGTAGCGTTGCCCCTGGCGCAAAAGCTGGTCGGAGCCTCCAACGCGCAGCTTCATCACAAACGTAACGCCGTCATCGTCTACGGGCTGCTGGGCCAGGGTGATCAGGTCAGGGCGACACCTCCAGTGGGCCTGCCAACGCAGGAGATCAACAAGCTGCTGTCGCAGGCGCAGTCCATCCGCGCCAAAGGCTCAACACAGGCCAAGGCACAGGCCCTCGGTTCCGTCCTCGGCTAGCGACGGAAGGCCCGAGGGGCGAGATGGCCGAAGAAGCCGAGGAAAAAAGACTACCGGCATCCGACAAGAAGCTGCGCGATGCCAAGCGCAAAGGCCAGGTTTCACAAAGCCGCGACTTTGTCTCAGGTTTCGGCCTGTGCGCGGTGCTTGCCTATGTCTATCTGGTCTGGCCGACCGCGTCGGCGCATTTTTCCGAACTGATCGACACGATCACGGATTACAACGTCCCTTTCGGCGAGATTTTGCTGCGCAGCGGCCGTCACGCATTTTTCCTGCTGATGTACATCACAGTGCCGATGGTTGCGATCGTCGTCGCGGTCACCCTCG
This genomic window contains:
- a CDS encoding tetratricopeptide repeat protein: MRVVFLPALAILTLAGCQTGTHSAVNPKNAAPASPSERLIKLADDIAKRGDSDTAIALYQKAAALPDARPSAYVKTGDAYMRAGDPDQAAKAYEAALAKSPNNGEAMLGLGSAMMDAGDYNAGMRALAQAAPLVNTSSSYNRLGVAQTLSGHTQEAQVTFGQALKMAPGDLDIETNMALAAGLEGNAGVALPLAQKLVGASNAQLHHKRNAVIVYGLLGQGDQVRATPPVGLPTQEINKLLSQAQSIRAKGSTQAKAQALGSVLG